A single window of Drosophila gunungcola strain Sukarami unplaced genomic scaffold, Dgunungcola_SK_2 000107F, whole genome shotgun sequence DNA harbors:
- the LOC128265267 gene encoding uncharacterized protein LOC128265267 isoform X6 codes for MRQPSRQQIVALVLCSVVCLISAVPLPQPAGNQELDVLQIPLANGKEIDVLTLGAKDQETLIADRNKRTIGLLRELFPDITKEINVQINRLVNNVLQRVGPVVLGTVLNPAFDRGLHSRQPAKDDVDDDEDKGSKDYDQLPEDLTQFQPDSEFAKERGK; via the exons ATGAGGCAGCCGAGCAGACAGCAAATCGTGGCGCTCGTCCTCTGCAGCGTCGTCTGCCTGATTAGCGCCGTCCCGCTCCCACAGCCCGCCGGCAACCAGGAACTCGATGTCCTGCAAATTCCGCTGGCGAATGGCAAG GAAATCGATGTCTTGACATTGGGCGCCAAAGACCAAGAAACATTGATAGCCGATCGCAACAAACGAACAATTGGACTGCTGCGTGAACTGTTCCCCGATATTACAAAG GAGATCAATGTGCAGATCAATCGTCTAGTGAATAATGTGTTGCAACGCGTTGGGCCCGTGGTACTGGGCACCGTCCTAAATCCGGCCTTCGATCGGGGTCTACATTCCAGACAGCCAGCCAAAGATGATgtggatgatgatgaggatAAGGGTTCCAAGGACTACGATCAATTGCCCGAGGATCTCACCCAATTCCAGCCCGATAGCGAGTTTGCCAAGGAGCGCGGAAAATga
- the LOC128265267 gene encoding keratin, type I cytoskeletal 10 isoform X2 yields MRQPSRQQIVALVLCSVVCLISAVPLPQPAGNQELDVLQIPLANGKEIDVLTLGAKDQETLIADRNKRTIGLLRELFPDITKNGATDTQIDLSAINKQLEETIRVARQVKEAEAAAAAVAAQSLSPSSASSASSPIAQAPIPLKSNEPIQLSFNNELPSVSPSAGVDVKALSTNDLQLSESKSPAIDELTLDSAEETAELDDRNKRFLSFGGAGLAGGSSGGGAGGAPSGNALGGGSGNFLLDVVRLFSGSVQTQQGDEAANSVGGGASSGSSGGSLGGDADADGDSTRNADGYTEGIPGPVTRLVVLANRGLANLVQDLILRVAATSEKFVNFKAKLITALI; encoded by the exons ATGAGGCAGCCGAGCAGACAGCAAATCGTGGCGCTCGTCCTCTGCAGCGTCGTCTGCCTGATTAGCGCCGTCCCGCTCCCACAGCCCGCCGGCAACCAGGAACTCGATGTCCTGCAAATTCCGCTGGCGAATGGCAAG GAAATCGATGTCTTGACATTGGGCGCCAAAGACCAAGAAACATTGATAGCCGATCGCAACAAACGAACAATTGGACTGCTGCGTGAACTGTTCCCCGATATTACAAAG AATGGAGCTACCGATACCCAGATCGACTTGTCGGCCATCAACAAACAATTGGAGGAGACGATCCGAGTGGCCCGTCAGGTGAAGGAGGCGGaagcagccgccgccgccgtgGCCGCCCAATCCCTGTCACCATCCTCCGCATCCTCCGCCTCCTCGCCGATCGCCCAGGCGCCCATTCCCCTGAAATCCAACGAACCCATCCAGCTGAGCTTCAACAACGAACTGCCCAGCGTATCGCCCTCCGCCGGCGTGGATGTCAAGGCGCTGAGCACCAACGATTTGCAGCTATCCGAGTCCAAGTCGCCGGCGATCGATGAGCTGACCCTCGACTCCGCGGAGGAGACCGCCGAACTGGATGATCGCAACAAGAG GTTCCTCAGCTTCGGCGGTGCGGGTCTGGCCGGTGGCTCAAGCGGCGGTGGTGCAGGTGGAGCGCCCAGTGGCAATGCCCTGGGAGGAGGCTCTGGCAATTTCCTGCTGGATGTGGTGAGG CTCTTCTCGGGCAGCGTTCAGACCCAGCAAGGCGATGAGGCGGCCAACTCGGTGGGCGGTGGTGccagcagtggcagcagcggcggcagtTTGGGCGGGGACGCGGATGCGGATGGCGATAGCACCCGCAATGCCGACGGCTACACCGAGGGCATTCCCGGCCCAGTCACGCGCCTCGTCGTGCTGGCCAATCGCGGTCTGGCCAATCTCGTCCAGGACTTGATACTG CGCGTTGCGGCCACCAGCGAGAAGTTCGTGAATTTCAAGGCCAAGCTGATAACGGCGCTGATCTAA
- the LOC128265267 gene encoding keratin, type I cytoskeletal 10 isoform X1 translates to MRQPSRQQIVALVLCSVVCLISAVPLPQPAGNQELDVLQIPLANGKEIDVLTLGAKDQETLIADRNKRTIGLLRELFPDITKNGATDTQIDLSAINKQLEETIRVARQVKEAEAAAAAVAAQSLSPSSASSASSPIAQAPIPLKSNEPIQLSFNNELPSVSPSAGVDVKALSTNDLQLSESKSPAIDELTLDSAEETAELDDRNKSNLFKRFLSFGGAGLAGGSSGGGAGGAPSGNALGGGSGNFLLDVVRLFSGSVQTQQGDEAANSVGGGASSGSSGGSLGGDADADGDSTRNADGYTEGIPGPVTRLVVLANRGLANLVQDLILRVAATSEKFVNFKAKLITALI, encoded by the exons ATGAGGCAGCCGAGCAGACAGCAAATCGTGGCGCTCGTCCTCTGCAGCGTCGTCTGCCTGATTAGCGCCGTCCCGCTCCCACAGCCCGCCGGCAACCAGGAACTCGATGTCCTGCAAATTCCGCTGGCGAATGGCAAG GAAATCGATGTCTTGACATTGGGCGCCAAAGACCAAGAAACATTGATAGCCGATCGCAACAAACGAACAATTGGACTGCTGCGTGAACTGTTCCCCGATATTACAAAG AATGGAGCTACCGATACCCAGATCGACTTGTCGGCCATCAACAAACAATTGGAGGAGACGATCCGAGTGGCCCGTCAGGTGAAGGAGGCGGaagcagccgccgccgccgtgGCCGCCCAATCCCTGTCACCATCCTCCGCATCCTCCGCCTCCTCGCCGATCGCCCAGGCGCCCATTCCCCTGAAATCCAACGAACCCATCCAGCTGAGCTTCAACAACGAACTGCCCAGCGTATCGCCCTCCGCCGGCGTGGATGTCAAGGCGCTGAGCACCAACGATTTGCAGCTATCCGAGTCCAAGTCGCCGGCGATCGATGAGCTGACCCTCGACTCCGCGGAGGAGACCGCCGAACTGGATGATCGCAACAAGAG TAATCTGTTCAAAAGGTTCCTCAGCTTCGGCGGTGCGGGTCTGGCCGGTGGCTCAAGCGGCGGTGGTGCAGGTGGAGCGCCCAGTGGCAATGCCCTGGGAGGAGGCTCTGGCAATTTCCTGCTGGATGTGGTGAGG CTCTTCTCGGGCAGCGTTCAGACCCAGCAAGGCGATGAGGCGGCCAACTCGGTGGGCGGTGGTGccagcagtggcagcagcggcggcagtTTGGGCGGGGACGCGGATGCGGATGGCGATAGCACCCGCAATGCCGACGGCTACACCGAGGGCATTCCCGGCCCAGTCACGCGCCTCGTCGTGCTGGCCAATCGCGGTCTGGCCAATCTCGTCCAGGACTTGATACTG CGCGTTGCGGCCACCAGCGAGAAGTTCGTGAATTTCAAGGCCAAGCTGATAACGGCGCTGATCTAA
- the LOC128265267 gene encoding uncharacterized protein LOC128265267 isoform X3, protein MRQPSRQQIVALVLCSVVCLISAVPLPQPAGNQELDVLQIPLANGKEIDVLTLGAKDQETLIADRNKRTIGLLRELFPDITKEIDSIVNRIIAQVIRVAGPGLLNSILAGNRGGAGGAVGGSSTPASDFDADFDADFDDDDDDVAPSSSSSSPATRNAAGPPAPPNSSANEVEESRRVKIDLPTFAPPTGGLGGASASAESKGDERTTNQASSFPTTTTTTTTTTTTNPSNPATTTTTTSTPVEDLVQLLPRSLEPATTDDPTPTPSPATTTTARTTTTTRTTLPATTTTSTTSSTTDLTPPIESTTINILFPNNNSIDEPQLQTIIEDINRLLNSTNYFITTRDNLTTTTTKATTIDNNNITKLLPVFD, encoded by the exons ATGAGGCAGCCGAGCAGACAGCAAATCGTGGCGCTCGTCCTCTGCAGCGTCGTCTGCCTGATTAGCGCCGTCCCGCTCCCACAGCCCGCCGGCAACCAGGAACTCGATGTCCTGCAAATTCCGCTGGCGAATGGCAAG GAAATCGATGTCTTGACATTGGGCGCCAAAGACCAAGAAACATTGATAGCCGATCGCAACAAACGAACAATTGGACTGCTGCGTGAACTGTTCCCCGATATTACAAAG GAAATCGACTCGATAGTCAATCGCATTATAGCCCAGGTGATTCGGGTGGCCGGTCCCGGTCTTCTGAATAGCATATTGGCCGGAAATCGCGGTGGTGCGGGTGGTGCTGTCGGCGGCAGTTCGACGCCGGCCTCCGATTTCGATGCCGATTTCGATGCGGACttcgatgacgatgacgatgatgtgGCGCCGTCGAGTAGTTCGAGCAGTCCTGCGACGCGGAATGCTGCTggaccaccagcaccaccgaATAGTAGTGCCAACGAGGTGGAAGAATCTCGGCGGGTGAAGATCGATTTGCCCACGTTTGCACCACCAACTGGAGGATTGGGAGGAGCATCGGCTTCCGCAGAATCGAAAGGTGATGAGCGTACAACCAATCAAGCATCTTCATtcccaacaacaacaaccaccaccaccaccaccaccaccaccaatcCCAGTAATCccgcaacaacaaccaccacAACTAGCACGCCAGTTGAGGATTTGGTCCAGTTATTGCCGCGCTCTTTGGAGCCAGCAACAACCGATgatccaactccaactccatctccagcaacaacaacgacagcaagaacaacaaccACGACAAGAACAACTTTGCCTGCAACAACCACTACTAGCACCACTTCTAGCACCACTGATTTAACCCCACCAATAGAATCCACCACCATAAATATCCTGTTTCCCAACAACAATAGCATCGATGAACCACAATTGCAAACCATAATTGAAGATATAAATCGTTTATTAAATTCtaccaattattttattacaacCAGAGATAAtctaacaacaacaacaacaaaggccACCACAattgacaacaacaacattacGAAATTATTGCCCGTCTTTGATTGA
- the LOC128265267 gene encoding uncharacterized protein LOC128265267 isoform X5: protein MRQPSRQQIVALVLCSVVCLISAVPLPQPAGNQELDVLQIPLANGKEIDVLTLGAKDQETLIADRNKRTIGLLRELFPDITKQIDDQANRIISKLLRTLGPTVLRTAIQGNTANAARTSFDADFDDDDDESSKSGSSSGGSSSTTTSDSDSGTRVTIELPTFEPDDDNEIDAEKSSSSSSTSTTSTTEST, encoded by the exons ATGAGGCAGCCGAGCAGACAGCAAATCGTGGCGCTCGTCCTCTGCAGCGTCGTCTGCCTGATTAGCGCCGTCCCGCTCCCACAGCCCGCCGGCAACCAGGAACTCGATGTCCTGCAAATTCCGCTGGCGAATGGCAAG GAAATCGATGTCTTGACATTGGGCGCCAAAGACCAAGAAACATTGATAGCCGATCGCAACAAACGAACAATTGGACTGCTGCGTGAACTGTTCCCCGATATTACAAAG CAAATCGACGATCAGGCAAACCGCATTATCTCAAAGCTGTTGAGAACTCTGGGACCCACGGTTCTGCGTACCGCCATCCAGGGAAACACTGCGAATGCAGCCAGGACCAGTTTCGATGCGGACTTcgatgatgacgacgatgaGAGCTCGAAGAGTGGCAGCTCCAGTGGTGGCAGCAGTAGCACCACCACATCCGATTCGGATAGTGGCACCCGTGTGACTATCGAACTGCCCACCTTCGAGCCCGACGATGACAATGAGATCGATGCGGAGAagagcagtagcagcagcagtaccTCCACCACCTCAACCACCGAGTCCACCTAA
- the LOC128265267 gene encoding uncharacterized protein LOC128265267 isoform X4 gives MRQPSRQQIVALVLCSVVCLISAVPLPQPAGNQELDVLQIPLANGKEIDVLTLGAKDQETLIADRNKRTIGLLRELFPDITKEIDSIVNRIIAQVIRVAGPGLLNSILAGNRGGAGGAVGGSSTPASDFDADFDADFDDDDDDVAPSSSSSSPATRNAAGPPAPPNSSANEVEESRRVKIDLPTFAPPTGGLGGASASAESKEII, from the exons ATGAGGCAGCCGAGCAGACAGCAAATCGTGGCGCTCGTCCTCTGCAGCGTCGTCTGCCTGATTAGCGCCGTCCCGCTCCCACAGCCCGCCGGCAACCAGGAACTCGATGTCCTGCAAATTCCGCTGGCGAATGGCAAG GAAATCGATGTCTTGACATTGGGCGCCAAAGACCAAGAAACATTGATAGCCGATCGCAACAAACGAACAATTGGACTGCTGCGTGAACTGTTCCCCGATATTACAAAG GAAATCGACTCGATAGTCAATCGCATTATAGCCCAGGTGATTCGGGTGGCCGGTCCCGGTCTTCTGAATAGCATATTGGCCGGAAATCGCGGTGGTGCGGGTGGTGCTGTCGGCGGCAGTTCGACGCCGGCCTCCGATTTCGATGCCGATTTCGATGCGGACttcgatgacgatgacgatgatgtgGCGCCGTCGAGTAGTTCGAGCAGTCCTGCGACGCGGAATGCTGCTggaccaccagcaccaccgaATAGTAGTGCCAACGAGGTGGAAGAATCTCGGCGGGTGAAGATCGATTTGCCCACGTTTGCACCACCAACTGGAGGATTGGGAGGAGCATCGGCTTCCGCAGAATCGAAAG AGATAAtctaa